The Cheilinus undulatus linkage group 2, ASM1832078v1, whole genome shotgun sequence genome has a window encoding:
- the tmprss4a gene encoding transmembrane protease serine 4a isoform X1, with product MWTISQVPEDSTRPLNPGQAVVPRPGQHRRPMTATKTEKDKASKRKKVLLTILTVVVLLGILATAVFFVKKLIDSKYFFCKRAFKFIPLGKACDGVQDCTGGEDELTCVSSFKVNTTFPVRLTSSRFVLQVYSAGAGWRSVCSDDWTQQHTQTACKQLGYTNNPKSTNVPVNNLMSSMKNGRFTAVRPWTTTTPLHQATIDRNTCRSGAVVSLSCSDCGSVGTQDRIVGGTDAFIEDWPWQVSLQQGGQHTCGGALLTPSWVLTAAHCFTGSKKELTGWRVVSGRTYMGTLGGSFVDRIILNGDYDSARNDYDIAMMRLSSPISVGEARKPVCLPPKSFGLSAGTVMAVTGWGYLEENGKVSPSLQKASIPLIDQAKCSSPTVYGSAITQRMICAGFLEGKVDACQGDSGGPLVYFTSSKWHLVGVVSWGVGCARERRPGVYCNVEEMLNWIHTVMEKNS from the exons ACAATTTCCCAGGTGCCTGAAGACAGCACAAGACCGTTGAATCCAGGGCAGGCAG TGGTTCCACGACCAGGCCAACACAGAAGGCCCATGACGGCGACAAAGACTGAGAAGGACAAGGCGTCTAAGAGGAAGAAAGTGTTGTTGACTATCCTAACAGTTGTGGTGTTGCTAGGCATACTAGCCACCGCAGTATTCTTCG TTAAGAAGCTGATTGACAGCAAATACTTCTTCTGCAAGCGTGCATTTAAGTTCATTCCATTAGGCAAAGCCTGTGACGGGGTGCAGGACTGTACCGGAGGAGAGGATGAATTAACTTGTGTGTCCAGCTTTAAAGTCAATACAACCTTCCCAG TGCGTCTTACGTCCAGCCGGTTTGTCCTGCAGGTATATAGTGCAGGCGCAGGCTGGCGGAGCGTGTGCAGTGATGACTGGACCCAGCAGCATACACAGACAGCGTGTAAACAGCTGGGATACACAAA CAACCCTAAAAGTACAAATGTCCCAGTGAACAATTTAATGTCTTCTATGAAAAATGGACGATTCACAGCTGTCAGGCCCTGGACTACGACCACACCTTTACATCAGGCCACCATTGACCG CAATACATGCCGATCTGGAGCTGTGGTGTCTTTGTCCTGTTCAG atTGCGGGTCGGTGGGCACTCAGGACCGTATTGTCGGGGGTACAGATGCTTTCATCGAGGACTGGCCCTGGCAGGTTAGCCTTCAGCAGGGAGGCCAACACACGTGTGGAGGCGCACTGTTGACACCGAGTTGGGTTCTCACAGCTGCCCACTGCTTTACTGG GAGTAAGAAGGAGCTGACTGGCTGGAGAGTGGTGTCAGGCCGGACTTACATGGGCACTTTGGGAGGTTCCTTTGTGGACAGGATCATACTGAATGGAGACTACGATTCAGCCCGAAATGACTATGACATTGCAATGATGAGACTCAGCAGCCCCATCAGTGTGGGAG AGGCCCGCAAGCCAGTTTGTCTACCTCCTAAATCCTTTGGTCTTTCTGCGGGAACGGTCATGGCCGTGACTGGCTGGGGATACCTGGAAGAAAATG GTAAGGTTTCTCCTTCACTTCAGAAGGCCTCTATCCCTCTGATAGACCAGGCTAAGTGCTCTAGTCCCACGGTGTATGGCAGTGCCATCACCCAAAGAATGATCTGTGCTGGCTTCCTGGAGGGGAAAGTGGATGCCTGCCAG GGTGACAGCGGGGGCCCATTGGTGTACTTCACCTCTTCTAAGTGGCATCTAGTAGGAGTGGTGAGCTGGGGTGTTGGGTGTGCTCGGGAGAGAAGGCCAGGTGTCTACTGCAACGTGGAAGAGATGTTAAACTGGATTCACACAGTCATGGAG AAGAACAGCTGA
- the tmprss4a gene encoding transmembrane protease serine 4a isoform X2, whose product MTATKTEKDKASKRKKVLLTILTVVVLLGILATAVFFVKKLIDSKYFFCKRAFKFIPLGKACDGVQDCTGGEDELTCVSSFKVNTTFPVRLTSSRFVLQVYSAGAGWRSVCSDDWTQQHTQTACKQLGYTNNPKSTNVPVNNLMSSMKNGRFTAVRPWTTTTPLHQATIDRNTCRSGAVVSLSCSDCGSVGTQDRIVGGTDAFIEDWPWQVSLQQGGQHTCGGALLTPSWVLTAAHCFTGSKKELTGWRVVSGRTYMGTLGGSFVDRIILNGDYDSARNDYDIAMMRLSSPISVGEARKPVCLPPKSFGLSAGTVMAVTGWGYLEENGKVSPSLQKASIPLIDQAKCSSPTVYGSAITQRMICAGFLEGKVDACQGDSGGPLVYFTSSKWHLVGVVSWGVGCARERRPGVYCNVEEMLNWIHTVMEKNS is encoded by the exons ATGACGGCGACAAAGACTGAGAAGGACAAGGCGTCTAAGAGGAAGAAAGTGTTGTTGACTATCCTAACAGTTGTGGTGTTGCTAGGCATACTAGCCACCGCAGTATTCTTCG TTAAGAAGCTGATTGACAGCAAATACTTCTTCTGCAAGCGTGCATTTAAGTTCATTCCATTAGGCAAAGCCTGTGACGGGGTGCAGGACTGTACCGGAGGAGAGGATGAATTAACTTGTGTGTCCAGCTTTAAAGTCAATACAACCTTCCCAG TGCGTCTTACGTCCAGCCGGTTTGTCCTGCAGGTATATAGTGCAGGCGCAGGCTGGCGGAGCGTGTGCAGTGATGACTGGACCCAGCAGCATACACAGACAGCGTGTAAACAGCTGGGATACACAAA CAACCCTAAAAGTACAAATGTCCCAGTGAACAATTTAATGTCTTCTATGAAAAATGGACGATTCACAGCTGTCAGGCCCTGGACTACGACCACACCTTTACATCAGGCCACCATTGACCG CAATACATGCCGATCTGGAGCTGTGGTGTCTTTGTCCTGTTCAG atTGCGGGTCGGTGGGCACTCAGGACCGTATTGTCGGGGGTACAGATGCTTTCATCGAGGACTGGCCCTGGCAGGTTAGCCTTCAGCAGGGAGGCCAACACACGTGTGGAGGCGCACTGTTGACACCGAGTTGGGTTCTCACAGCTGCCCACTGCTTTACTGG GAGTAAGAAGGAGCTGACTGGCTGGAGAGTGGTGTCAGGCCGGACTTACATGGGCACTTTGGGAGGTTCCTTTGTGGACAGGATCATACTGAATGGAGACTACGATTCAGCCCGAAATGACTATGACATTGCAATGATGAGACTCAGCAGCCCCATCAGTGTGGGAG AGGCCCGCAAGCCAGTTTGTCTACCTCCTAAATCCTTTGGTCTTTCTGCGGGAACGGTCATGGCCGTGACTGGCTGGGGATACCTGGAAGAAAATG GTAAGGTTTCTCCTTCACTTCAGAAGGCCTCTATCCCTCTGATAGACCAGGCTAAGTGCTCTAGTCCCACGGTGTATGGCAGTGCCATCACCCAAAGAATGATCTGTGCTGGCTTCCTGGAGGGGAAAGTGGATGCCTGCCAG GGTGACAGCGGGGGCCCATTGGTGTACTTCACCTCTTCTAAGTGGCATCTAGTAGGAGTGGTGAGCTGGGGTGTTGGGTGTGCTCGGGAGAGAAGGCCAGGTGTCTACTGCAACGTGGAAGAGATGTTAAACTGGATTCACACAGTCATGGAG AAGAACAGCTGA
- the mre11a gene encoding double-strand break repair protein MRE11: protein MSSESLDDEDTFKILIATDIHVGYLEKDAIRGNDSFNTFEEILKCAQTNQVDFILLGGDLFHENKPTRRCLHSCITLLRRYCMGDSPIHFNILSDQTVNFNTTQFPWVNYQDENLNISIPVFSIHGNHDDPTGAESLCALDLLSASGLVNHFGHSHTVDRIEISPILLQKGTSKLALYGLGSIPDERLYRMFVNNQVTMLRPKEDQDEWFNLFAIHQNRSKHGPTNYIPEQFLDEFLDLVVWGHEHECLITPTRNEQQLFYVTQPGSSVATSLSPGEATKKHIGLLRVKGKRMNLQKIPLKTVRQFFIQDVVLADYQDLFTPETPQVTKKVENLCFAKVTEMLEEAERERLGCPLTPEKPLIRLRVDYSGGFESFNTARFSQKFVDRVANPKDLIHFLRKREQKEDIKDEVNVDYSKILKNKATEGLRVEDLVKQYFQAAEQTVQLSLLSEHGMGKAIQEFVDKDEKDAIEELITYQLEKTQRHLKARAVITEQDIDTEIQRFRDSKKNTTEEENDIKEAINRAKAHRLERGDESLDQSILDDLADVDMDSDGGSAPPPTRGRGRGSRGRGSRGRGRGATASEPKPTGRGRSQKSSAPTQSRTIMQAFQAPSQRSSRTGASASYKVDEVSIEDSDEDIPVMKTTKPTARPSSSFSSFTKTSSQSQSQTSRGVAFDDSDDEEDNPFKGPSRGSRR, encoded by the exons atgTCCTCTGAAAGCCT GGATGATGAGGATACCTTCAAGATCTTGATCGCTACTGATATTCACGTTGGCTACCTTGAGAAGGATGCCATCCGCGGCAATGACTCTTTTAACACCTTTGAGGAAATTTTGAAATGTGCCCAGACAAATCAG GTTGATTTCATCCTGCTGGGTGGTGATTTGTTTCATGAAAACAAGCCCACAAGACGATGCCTCCACAGTTGCATCACCCTGCTAAGACGATATTGTATGGGGGACTCACCCATACATTTCAACATTCTTAGTGACCAGACCGTAAACTTCAACACCACCCA GTTTCCCTGGGTAAATTATCAGGACGAAAACCTGAACATCTCCATTCCTGTGTTCAGCATTCATGGTAATCATGACGATCCTACAGGA GCCGAAAGTTTGTGTGCATTGGATCTGCTCAGTGCGAGTGGTCTAGTCAATCACTTTGGTCACTCCCACACAGTGGATAGGATAGAAATCAGCCCCATCCTTTTACAGAAAGGCACCTCCAAACTAGCCTTATACGGTCTTG GTTCTATCCCAGATGAGCGTTTGTACAGGATGTTTGTCAACAATCAGGTGACAATGCTTCGACCTAAAGAAGACCAAGATGAATGGTTTAACCTTTTTGCCATCCACCAGAACAG GAGTAAACATGGACCCACTAACTATATCCCTGAGCAGTTCCTGGATGAGTTTCTTGATTTGGTGGTGTGGGGTCACGAGCACGAATGTTTAATAACACCAACCAGAAATGAACAGCAGCTCTTCTATGTGACACAGCCTGGAAGTTCTGTAGCCACCTCTCTTTCTCCCGGAGAAGCaaccaaaaa GCACATAGGACTACTGAGGGTTAAAGGCAAAAGGATGAACCTGCAGAAGATCCCACTGAAGACGGTACGTCAGTTTTTCATCCAGGATGTGGTGCTGGCTGACTATCAGGACCTCTTCACCCCTGAGACACCGCAGGTCACTAAGAAAGTGGAGAACTTGTGCTTTGCAAAG GTCACAGAGATGTTAGAGGAGGCTGAAAGAGAAAGACTCGGCTGTCCACTCACTCCAGAGAAACCACTAATTCGCCTAAGG GTGGACTACAGTGGGGGCTTTGAGTCATTTAACACTGCGCGATTCAGTCAGAAGTTTGTTGACCGTGTAGCTAACCCTAAAGATCTCATTCACTTTCTCAGAAAGCGTGAGCAAAAGGAGGACATCAAAG ATGAGGTCAATGTTGACTAcagcaaaatattaaaaaacaaagctaCTGAGGGACTGAGAGTGGAAGACCTAGTTAAACAATACTTTCAGGCAGCAGAGCAG ACAGTGCAGCTGTCGCTTCTGTCTGAGCATGGCATGGGCAAGGCCATTCAGGAGTTTGTAGACAAGGATGAGAAAGATGCCATCGAGGAGCTGATCACTTACCAGTTAGAGAAGACACAGCGCCACCTCAAGGCCAGAGCAGTGATCACAGAGCAGGACATAGACACAGAG ATTCAGCGATTCAGAGACTCCAAGAAGAACAcgacagaggaggaaaatgacATCAAAGAA GCTATCAACAGAGCCAAAGCTCACCGTTTGGAGCGTGGAGATGAGTCTCTAGATCAGAGCATATTAGATGATCTTGCTGATGTTGATATGGACTCTGATGGAGGCTCGGCTCCGCCCCCAACACGTGGAAGAGGACGGGGCAGCAGAGGGCGAGGGAGCCGGGGAAGGGGGAGAG GCGCAACAGCCTCTGAACCAAAACCCACTGGTCGAGGTCGCTCCCAGAAATCATCAGCTCCAACCCAAAGCAGAACCATTATGCAAG CTTTTCAAGCTCCATCCCAGAGATCATCTCGGACTGGAGCCTCAGCTTCTTATAAAGTAGATGAA GTGAGCATTGAGGACTCAGATGAAGATATACCTGTAATGAAGACAACCAAACCCACAGCAAG ACCATCATCATCGTTTTCATCCTTCACTAAGACCAGCTCTCAGAGTCAGAGCCAGACTTCTAGAGGAGTTGCTTTTGATGACAGTGATGATGaagag GATAACCCATTCAAAGGCCCCAGCCGTGGTTCACGGAGATAA
- the cep57 gene encoding centrosomal protein of 57 kDa isoform X3, with translation MEALSKTAAADATREKDLCPPARRGVVSDSLSLTSYKEYPAHRPFINTLVHHTPQTRTHQSFRPSSPVKAFPETSSAAILSALRNLQEKIRRLELEKGKAELSLHTLGKDPSYTHEQSNQVPGRLLNDQTDTEKEIRDQSNCNQVLISHLAAAESRCVKLERQLDHMRRMLRSAKADRTSLLRQQVNPVCLNAIGGDRNAKSLSLKTHQIFVSIEKAKPADKQAYAVSQHAQLKKLELLEQEYLRLTRTQNNAEVKIRELEMKLQEEEHQRKLVQDKANQLQTGLEANRILLQSVSPCLSSRQSKEKKSDSKSVGCSHSVRANVQSVLSLLKRHQPHLCNSHVLSKNTKETGNRWSDSSSTSSSASEEELSELLQALQEELRLMSLEQDELMRQVESSVSEEERRELQREQERLLLKMERKGEQISKLYKHKTQIKKFRKEAVSRRNEVRATTTVSSRGHSTGSVKVRPGDRSRRNLRLLRDMKALQTSLRT, from the exons ATGGAGGCTCTGTCAAAAACAGCCGCAGCTGATGCTACGCGTGAAAAG GATCTCTGTCCACCAGCACGCCGCGGAGTAGTATCAGACAGCCTGTCACTCACATCTTATAAAGAATATCCTGCTCACCGTCCTTTCATTAATACACTTGTGCACCACACTCCTCAAACACGCACACATCAGTCATTTCGCCCATCATCACCTGTCAAGGCATTCCCAGAGACTAGCAGTGCAG CAATCCTTTCTGCTCTGAGGAACCTTCAGGAGAAGATCAGGAGGTTAGAGTTGGAGAAAGGAAAAGCTGAGCTTAGTCTACACACTTTGGGGAAAGATCCATCATACACACACGAGCAGAGCAATCAAGTCCCAGGGAGACTTTTAAATGatcagacagacacagaaaaagagaTCAGGGATCAGTCTAACTGCAATCAAG TGTTAATCAGCCACCTGGCTGCTGCAGAGTCTCGCTGTGTGAAGCTAGAGAGACAACTGGATCACATGAGAAGGATGCTGCGCAGTGCCAAGGCAGACAGGACCAGTCTGCTCAGACAGCAAGTTAACCCTGTGTGTCTTAATGCCATTGGCGGGGATAGAAATGCTAAGTCTCTAAGTCTAAAGACACATCAGATCTTT GTTTCCATTGAGAAGGCCAAGCCTGCTGATAAACAGGCCTACGCAGTGTCTCAGCATGCCCAGTTGAAGAAACTGGAGCTACTGGAGCAGGAGTATCTTCGGCTGACACGCACACAAAACAACGCAGAG GTGAAGATCCGGGAGCTGGAGATGAAGCTGCAGGAGGAAGAGCACCAGAGAAAACTTGTCCAGGATAAAGCCAATCAG CTACAGACGGGTTTGGAGGCGAATAGGATTCTGCTGCAGTCAGTGTCACCTTGCCTGTCCTCCAGACAGTCCAAAGAGAAGAAGTCTGACTCAAAG TCAGTGGGGTGCAGCCACTCAGTCCGAGCCAACGTCCAGTCAGTTTTGTCTCTCTTGAAGCGACACCAGCCCCACCTCTGCAACAGTCATGTTCTCTCCAAGAACACCAAAGAGACAGGGAACAGGTGGTCAGATTCTTCCTCCACTTCATCCTCTGCCAGTGAAGAGGAGCTTTCAGAGCTGCTGCAGGCACTGCAGGAGGAGCTGCGGCTCATGAGCTT ggAGCAGGATGAGTTAATGAGGCAGGTGGAGTCCAGCGTGTCTGAAGAGGAAAGAAGAGAGCTTCAGagggagcaggagaggctgctgctgaagatggagaggaaaggagagcaGATCAGTAAACTctacaaacacaaaacacag ATAAAGAAGTTTAGAAAAGAAGCTGTTTCCAGGCGTAATGAGGTGAGGGCAACAACCACTGTGTCCTCAAGAGGTCACTCTACAGGATCAGTCAAAGTTCGACCAGGAGATAGGAGCAGGAGGAACCTGAGGTTGCTGAGGGATATGAAagctctgcagacctcattAAGGACCTAA
- the cep57 gene encoding centrosomal protein of 57 kDa isoform X1 produces MEALSKTAAADATREKDLCPPARRGVVSDSLSLTSYKEYPAHRPFINTLVHHTPQTRTHQSFRPSSPVKAFPETSSAAILSALRNLQEKIRRLELEKGKAELSLHTLGKDPSYTHEQSNQVPGRLLNDQTDTEKEIRDQSNCNQVLISHLAAAESRCVKLERQLDHMRRMLRSAKADRTSLLRQQVNPVCLNAIGGDRNAKSLSLKTHQIFVSIEKAKPADKQAYAVSQHAQLKKLELLEQEYLRLTRTQNNAEVKIRELEMKLQEEEHQRKLVQDKANQLQTGLEANRILLQSVSPCLSSRQSKEKKSDSKKASPQALSHTEPHYRLSLRDVPFVAGTSVGCSHSVRANVQSVLSLLKRHQPHLCNSHVLSKNTKETGNRWSDSSSTSSSASEEELSELLQALQEELRLMSLEQDELMRQVESSVSEEERRELQREQERLLLKMERKGEQISKLYKHKTQIKKFRKEAVSRRNEVRATTTVSSRGHSTGSVKVRPGDRSRRNLRLLRDMKALQTSLRT; encoded by the exons ATGGAGGCTCTGTCAAAAACAGCCGCAGCTGATGCTACGCGTGAAAAG GATCTCTGTCCACCAGCACGCCGCGGAGTAGTATCAGACAGCCTGTCACTCACATCTTATAAAGAATATCCTGCTCACCGTCCTTTCATTAATACACTTGTGCACCACACTCCTCAAACACGCACACATCAGTCATTTCGCCCATCATCACCTGTCAAGGCATTCCCAGAGACTAGCAGTGCAG CAATCCTTTCTGCTCTGAGGAACCTTCAGGAGAAGATCAGGAGGTTAGAGTTGGAGAAAGGAAAAGCTGAGCTTAGTCTACACACTTTGGGGAAAGATCCATCATACACACACGAGCAGAGCAATCAAGTCCCAGGGAGACTTTTAAATGatcagacagacacagaaaaagagaTCAGGGATCAGTCTAACTGCAATCAAG TGTTAATCAGCCACCTGGCTGCTGCAGAGTCTCGCTGTGTGAAGCTAGAGAGACAACTGGATCACATGAGAAGGATGCTGCGCAGTGCCAAGGCAGACAGGACCAGTCTGCTCAGACAGCAAGTTAACCCTGTGTGTCTTAATGCCATTGGCGGGGATAGAAATGCTAAGTCTCTAAGTCTAAAGACACATCAGATCTTT GTTTCCATTGAGAAGGCCAAGCCTGCTGATAAACAGGCCTACGCAGTGTCTCAGCATGCCCAGTTGAAGAAACTGGAGCTACTGGAGCAGGAGTATCTTCGGCTGACACGCACACAAAACAACGCAGAG GTGAAGATCCGGGAGCTGGAGATGAAGCTGCAGGAGGAAGAGCACCAGAGAAAACTTGTCCAGGATAAAGCCAATCAG CTACAGACGGGTTTGGAGGCGAATAGGATTCTGCTGCAGTCAGTGTCACCTTGCCTGTCCTCCAGACAGTCCAAAGAGAAGAAGTCTGACTCAAAG AAAGCATCACCACAAGCATTGTCCCATACAGAACCACACTATAGACTGAGCCTCAGAGATGTTCCTTTTGTTGCTGGAacg TCAGTGGGGTGCAGCCACTCAGTCCGAGCCAACGTCCAGTCAGTTTTGTCTCTCTTGAAGCGACACCAGCCCCACCTCTGCAACAGTCATGTTCTCTCCAAGAACACCAAAGAGACAGGGAACAGGTGGTCAGATTCTTCCTCCACTTCATCCTCTGCCAGTGAAGAGGAGCTTTCAGAGCTGCTGCAGGCACTGCAGGAGGAGCTGCGGCTCATGAGCTT ggAGCAGGATGAGTTAATGAGGCAGGTGGAGTCCAGCGTGTCTGAAGAGGAAAGAAGAGAGCTTCAGagggagcaggagaggctgctgctgaagatggagaggaaaggagagcaGATCAGTAAACTctacaaacacaaaacacag ATAAAGAAGTTTAGAAAAGAAGCTGTTTCCAGGCGTAATGAGGTGAGGGCAACAACCACTGTGTCCTCAAGAGGTCACTCTACAGGATCAGTCAAAGTTCGACCAGGAGATAGGAGCAGGAGGAACCTGAGGTTGCTGAGGGATATGAAagctctgcagacctcattAAGGACCTAA
- the cep57 gene encoding centrosomal protein of 57 kDa isoform X4, producing MEALSKTAAADATREKDLCPPARRGVVSDSLSLTSYKEYPAHRPFINTLVHHTPQTRTHQSFRPSSPVKAFPETSSAVLISHLAAAESRCVKLERQLDHMRRMLRSAKADRTSLLRQQVNPVCLNAIGGDRNAKSLSLKTHQIFVSIEKAKPADKQAYAVSQHAQLKKLELLEQEYLRLTRTQNNAEVKIRELEMKLQEEEHQRKLVQDKANQLQTGLEANRILLQSVSPCLSSRQSKEKKSDSKKASPQALSHTEPHYRLSLRDVPFVAGTSVGCSHSVRANVQSVLSLLKRHQPHLCNSHVLSKNTKETGNRWSDSSSTSSSASEEELSELLQALQEELRLMSLEQDELMRQVESSVSEEERRELQREQERLLLKMERKGEQISKLYKHKTQIKKFRKEAVSRRNEVRATTTVSSRGHSTGSVKVRPGDRSRRNLRLLRDMKALQTSLRT from the exons ATGGAGGCTCTGTCAAAAACAGCCGCAGCTGATGCTACGCGTGAAAAG GATCTCTGTCCACCAGCACGCCGCGGAGTAGTATCAGACAGCCTGTCACTCACATCTTATAAAGAATATCCTGCTCACCGTCCTTTCATTAATACACTTGTGCACCACACTCCTCAAACACGCACACATCAGTCATTTCGCCCATCATCACCTGTCAAGGCATTCCCAGAGACTAGCAGTGCAG TGTTAATCAGCCACCTGGCTGCTGCAGAGTCTCGCTGTGTGAAGCTAGAGAGACAACTGGATCACATGAGAAGGATGCTGCGCAGTGCCAAGGCAGACAGGACCAGTCTGCTCAGACAGCAAGTTAACCCTGTGTGTCTTAATGCCATTGGCGGGGATAGAAATGCTAAGTCTCTAAGTCTAAAGACACATCAGATCTTT GTTTCCATTGAGAAGGCCAAGCCTGCTGATAAACAGGCCTACGCAGTGTCTCAGCATGCCCAGTTGAAGAAACTGGAGCTACTGGAGCAGGAGTATCTTCGGCTGACACGCACACAAAACAACGCAGAG GTGAAGATCCGGGAGCTGGAGATGAAGCTGCAGGAGGAAGAGCACCAGAGAAAACTTGTCCAGGATAAAGCCAATCAG CTACAGACGGGTTTGGAGGCGAATAGGATTCTGCTGCAGTCAGTGTCACCTTGCCTGTCCTCCAGACAGTCCAAAGAGAAGAAGTCTGACTCAAAG AAAGCATCACCACAAGCATTGTCCCATACAGAACCACACTATAGACTGAGCCTCAGAGATGTTCCTTTTGTTGCTGGAacg TCAGTGGGGTGCAGCCACTCAGTCCGAGCCAACGTCCAGTCAGTTTTGTCTCTCTTGAAGCGACACCAGCCCCACCTCTGCAACAGTCATGTTCTCTCCAAGAACACCAAAGAGACAGGGAACAGGTGGTCAGATTCTTCCTCCACTTCATCCTCTGCCAGTGAAGAGGAGCTTTCAGAGCTGCTGCAGGCACTGCAGGAGGAGCTGCGGCTCATGAGCTT ggAGCAGGATGAGTTAATGAGGCAGGTGGAGTCCAGCGTGTCTGAAGAGGAAAGAAGAGAGCTTCAGagggagcaggagaggctgctgctgaagatggagaggaaaggagagcaGATCAGTAAACTctacaaacacaaaacacag ATAAAGAAGTTTAGAAAAGAAGCTGTTTCCAGGCGTAATGAGGTGAGGGCAACAACCACTGTGTCCTCAAGAGGTCACTCTACAGGATCAGTCAAAGTTCGACCAGGAGATAGGAGCAGGAGGAACCTGAGGTTGCTGAGGGATATGAAagctctgcagacctcattAAGGACCTAA
- the cep57 gene encoding centrosomal protein of 57 kDa isoform X2, with product MEALSKTAAADATREKDLCPPARRGVVSDSLSLTSYKEYPAHRPFINTLVHHTPQTRTHQSFRPSSPVKAFPETSSAAILSALRNLQEKIRRLELEKGKAELSLHTLGKDPSYTHEQSNQVPGRLLNDQTDTEKEIRDQSNCNQVLISHLAAAESRCVKLERQLDHMRRMLRSAKADRTSLLRQQVNPVSIEKAKPADKQAYAVSQHAQLKKLELLEQEYLRLTRTQNNAEVKIRELEMKLQEEEHQRKLVQDKANQLQTGLEANRILLQSVSPCLSSRQSKEKKSDSKKASPQALSHTEPHYRLSLRDVPFVAGTSVGCSHSVRANVQSVLSLLKRHQPHLCNSHVLSKNTKETGNRWSDSSSTSSSASEEELSELLQALQEELRLMSLEQDELMRQVESSVSEEERRELQREQERLLLKMERKGEQISKLYKHKTQIKKFRKEAVSRRNEVRATTTVSSRGHSTGSVKVRPGDRSRRNLRLLRDMKALQTSLRT from the exons ATGGAGGCTCTGTCAAAAACAGCCGCAGCTGATGCTACGCGTGAAAAG GATCTCTGTCCACCAGCACGCCGCGGAGTAGTATCAGACAGCCTGTCACTCACATCTTATAAAGAATATCCTGCTCACCGTCCTTTCATTAATACACTTGTGCACCACACTCCTCAAACACGCACACATCAGTCATTTCGCCCATCATCACCTGTCAAGGCATTCCCAGAGACTAGCAGTGCAG CAATCCTTTCTGCTCTGAGGAACCTTCAGGAGAAGATCAGGAGGTTAGAGTTGGAGAAAGGAAAAGCTGAGCTTAGTCTACACACTTTGGGGAAAGATCCATCATACACACACGAGCAGAGCAATCAAGTCCCAGGGAGACTTTTAAATGatcagacagacacagaaaaagagaTCAGGGATCAGTCTAACTGCAATCAAG TGTTAATCAGCCACCTGGCTGCTGCAGAGTCTCGCTGTGTGAAGCTAGAGAGACAACTGGATCACATGAGAAGGATGCTGCGCAGTGCCAAGGCAGACAGGACCAGTCTGCTCAGACAGCAAGTTAACCCT GTTTCCATTGAGAAGGCCAAGCCTGCTGATAAACAGGCCTACGCAGTGTCTCAGCATGCCCAGTTGAAGAAACTGGAGCTACTGGAGCAGGAGTATCTTCGGCTGACACGCACACAAAACAACGCAGAG GTGAAGATCCGGGAGCTGGAGATGAAGCTGCAGGAGGAAGAGCACCAGAGAAAACTTGTCCAGGATAAAGCCAATCAG CTACAGACGGGTTTGGAGGCGAATAGGATTCTGCTGCAGTCAGTGTCACCTTGCCTGTCCTCCAGACAGTCCAAAGAGAAGAAGTCTGACTCAAAG AAAGCATCACCACAAGCATTGTCCCATACAGAACCACACTATAGACTGAGCCTCAGAGATGTTCCTTTTGTTGCTGGAacg TCAGTGGGGTGCAGCCACTCAGTCCGAGCCAACGTCCAGTCAGTTTTGTCTCTCTTGAAGCGACACCAGCCCCACCTCTGCAACAGTCATGTTCTCTCCAAGAACACCAAAGAGACAGGGAACAGGTGGTCAGATTCTTCCTCCACTTCATCCTCTGCCAGTGAAGAGGAGCTTTCAGAGCTGCTGCAGGCACTGCAGGAGGAGCTGCGGCTCATGAGCTT ggAGCAGGATGAGTTAATGAGGCAGGTGGAGTCCAGCGTGTCTGAAGAGGAAAGAAGAGAGCTTCAGagggagcaggagaggctgctgctgaagatggagaggaaaggagagcaGATCAGTAAACTctacaaacacaaaacacag ATAAAGAAGTTTAGAAAAGAAGCTGTTTCCAGGCGTAATGAGGTGAGGGCAACAACCACTGTGTCCTCAAGAGGTCACTCTACAGGATCAGTCAAAGTTCGACCAGGAGATAGGAGCAGGAGGAACCTGAGGTTGCTGAGGGATATGAAagctctgcagacctcattAAGGACCTAA